Below is a window of Streptomyces sp. NBC_00223 DNA.
ACGCATGTGCTGATCCTGACCTCCGTGCTGATGATCGGCGGCGTCTTCGCGCTGCACGGCTGGGTGACGGCGGGCGAGCTGACCACCGGCGCCCTCTACGCCCAGATGCTCGTCGACCCGGTGAACCTGATCCTGCGCTGGTACGACGAGTTGCAGGTCGCCCAGGTGTCGCTGGCGCGGCTGGTCGGGGTGCGCGAGGTCGCCGAGGACGAGGGCGACGCGTCGGTCGTGCCGGACGGGCGCGAAGTGGCGGCCGACCGGGTGCGCTTCGGCTACCGGGCGGGCGCCGACGTACTGCACGAGGTGACGCTCAACGTGCCGCCCGGCACCCGGATGGCGCTGGTCGGACCTTCCGGCGCGGGCAAGTCGACGCTCGGCCGACTGCTGGCCGGGATCTACGCGCCGCGGACCGGCGAGGTCACCCTCGGCGGCGCGGAGCTGGCCCGGATGCCCGCGGAGCGGGTGCGCGAGCATGTCGCCCTGGTCAACCAGGAGCACCATGTCTTCGTCGGCAGCCTCCGGGACAATCTGCTGCTGGCCCGGGCGGAGGCGGCGGACGGCGAGCTGTGGGAGGCGCTGCGCGCGGTGGACGCCGAGGACTGGGCGCGGGCGCTGGACGACGGGCTCGACACCGAGGTCGGCTCGGGCGGGTCGGTGCTCACCCCGGCCCAGGCCCAGCAGCTCGCCCTGGCGCGGCTGGTCCTGGCCGACCCGCACACCCTGGTGCTGGACGAGGCGACCTCGCTCCTGGACCCGCGGGCGGCCCGCCATCTGGAACGGTCCCTGTCGCGGGTCCTGGACGGCCGTACGGTCGTCGCCATCGCGCACCGGCTGCACACCGCGCACGACGCCGATGTGATCGCGGTGGTGGAGGAGGGCCGGATCAGCGAGCTGGGCAGCCACCACCAGCTGGTCGCGGCGGACGGCGCGTACGCGGCCCTGTGGCGGTCCTGGCACGGCTGAGCCGGGCCGGACGGCGGCCGGGGCGGAGGTGACCGCGATCGGGGGGACGGCCGCGGTGGCCGGGCCGGGAGGCCCGGCCACGGCTGTCCGGGGCGTCCGGGCTTTCCGGGCAGCCGTCCGGGTCAGCCGAACAGGCCGAGGGCGCCGAGCGCGCTCGCCCCGCCGACCACGAAGAACGCCGGGGTCAGCACCTTGATCTCCAGCCAGCTCCCGGCCCGGAACCGCATGAACTTCGGTGGCCCCACCGGGTACCAGCGCCTGCTGCCGAGCGGTATCGGCCACAGGACCGGGCAGCCGGAGACCGTCAGCGCGTCGCCGAGGCAGTGCACCAGCGCGCCGAGCACGATGGGCATACCGATCCACAGGTAGTGCTGGCCCGGCTGTGTGAAGAGCCAGTCCTTGCCGTTGCCCGGGTCGTCCAGCACACCGGCGAGCAGCCACGCGCTGGCGGCGCCGAGCAGCCAGACCAGGGCGTCGCTGGACTTGCGGGCCTGCTTCCACAGCAGGCCCTGCACGGCCAGCACCATGTGGACGAAGAGGATCGCCAGCACGGCCCACCGGCCGAAGAAGACCGCGGCGGCCGAGCAGCCCGCCCCGATCAGCACCGACCAGAGCCAGGTGTGGGTGAGGGTGCGGTGGCCGCCCGCGCGCCTGGGGTCGCCGTGCTTCCTGGTCGCGTTGTAAGTGGCGTGCGACAGCTTGTCGATCATCTTGCAGGCGGCGTGCGAGAGGGGCCCGAAGGACCGGGATATGGTCGCCGCGTGGTGGTCGAGGTCCGGGGCGAGCGCCGCACCCGCGCAGATGAGCGCACCGACCAGCAGCGTGGGCCACGGCATCGGATGGCCGAGGCCGGAGGCGACCGCCCCGGCGGCCAGCCAGGCCGTCGCTCCGGACAGTGAGTGCGCAGGTCCCATCATGGTGCCGCTCATCCCCCCTACACAGCCGCCCTCGGGCGGAGTTGACGCTTCGTTGACGGCACACCTTATCGCCGGTGATCACAGTGGCCTCCTCCGGTTCCCCCACGCACAGCCGGGACGGGCAAGATGGAGGGGTGACCCTCATCGACCAGCTGCCTGCCGAGCCCGACCCCGATGCCCTCTTCGAAGCGTTCTCGACGTGGGCCGAGGGACAGGGCATCGCCCTCTACCCCGCCCAGGAGGAGGCGCTCATCGAGGTGGTCTCCGGTGCCAATGTGATCCTTTCCACCCCCACCGGCTCCGGGAAGAGCCTGGTCGCGGCCGGTGCGCACTTCGCCGCGCTGGCCCGCGACGAGGTGACCTTCTACACCGCGCCGATCAAGGCGCTGGTCTCGGAGAAGTTCTTCGACCTGTGCAAACTCTTCGGCACCGAGAACGTGGGCATGCTCACCGGCGACGCGTCGGTCAACCCGGACGCGCCCGTGATCTGCTGCACCGCCGAGGTGCTCGCCTCCATCGCGCTGCGTGACGGCCGGAACGCCGACGTGGGCCAGGTCGTCATGGACGAGTTCCACTTCTACGCCGAGCCCGACCGCGGCTGGGCCTGGCAGATCCCGATCCTGGAGCTGCCGCAGGCGCAGTTCCTGCTGATGTCGGCCACGCTCGGTGACGTGTCGCGGTTCGAGGAGGATCTGACCCGCCGCACCGGACGGCCCACCACGGTCGTACGGTCCGCGAGCCGGCCGGTGCCGCTCAGCTACGAGTACCGCTCGTCGCCGCTGACCGAGACCCTGACCGAACTGCTGGAGACCCGTCAGTCCCCGGTCTACATCGTGCACTTCACCCAGGCGGCCGCGGTGGAGCGGGCGCAGGCGCTGATGAGCATCAACATGTGCTCGCGCGCCGAGAAGGACGCGATCGCCGAGCTGATCGGCAACTTCCGCTTCACCACGACCTTCGGCCGCAATCTGTCCCGCTACGTGCGGCACGGCATCGGGGTGCACCACGCCGGGATGCTCCCCAAGTACCGCCGCCTGGTGGAGAAACTCGCCCAGGCCGGTCTGCTGAAGGTGATCTGCGGTACGGACACCCTGGGCGTGGGGGTCAACGTGCCCATCCGCACGGTGCTGTTCACCGCGCTGACCAAGTACGACGGTCAGCGGGTGCGGGTGCTGAGGGCCCGTGAGTTCCACCAGATCGCCGGGCGCGCGGGGCGCGCCGGGTTCGACACGGCGGGCTTCGTGGAGGCCCAGGCGCCGGAGTACGTCATCGAGAACGAGAAGGCCCTCGCGAAGGCCGGCGACGACCCCAAGAAGCGGCGCAAGGTGGTGCGCAAGAAGGCCCCCGAGGGGTTCGTCGGCTGGTCGCAGGGCACCTTCGAGAAGCTGATCGCCTCCGATCCCGAGCCGCTGACCTCCCGCTTCCGGGTGACGCACACCATGCTGCTGTCGGTCATCGCACGGCCGGGCAACGCCTTCGACGCCATGCGCCATCTGCTGGAGGACAACCACGAGGACCGGCGGTCCCAGCTGCGGCACATTCGCCGGGCCATCGCGATCTACCGCTCGCTGGTGGCCGGCGGTGTGGTGGAACGGCTGGACGAGCCGGACGCCGAGGGCCGGATCGTCCGGCTGACCGTCGACCTCCAGCAGGACTTCGCGCTCAACCAGCCGCTGTCCACCTTCGCGCTCGCCTCCTTCGAACTGCTCGACCCCGACTCCCCCTCCTACGCCCTGGACATGGTGTCCGTGGTGGAGTCCACCCTCGACGACCCCCGGCAGATCCTCGCCGCCCAGCAGAACAAGGCGCGCGGTGACGCGGTGGCGGCGATGAAGGCCGACGGGGTGGAGTACGAGGAGCGGATGGAACGCCTCCAGGAGGTCGGCTACCCCAAGCCGCTCGAAGAGCTGCTGATGCACGCTTACGGCGTCTACCGCAAGAGCCACCCGTGGGTCGGCGACCACCCGCTCTCGCCCAAGGCGGTGGTCCGCGACATGTACGAACGGGCCATGACCTTCGCGGAGTTCACCTCCTACTACGAGCTGGCCAGGACCGAGGGGATCGTCCTGCGCTACCTGGCGAGCGCGTACAAGGCGCTGGAGCACACCGTGCCGGACGATCTGAAGTCGGAGGACTTCCAGGATCTGACCGCCTGGCTCGGCGAGCTGGTACGGCAGGTCGACTCCAGTCTGCTGGACGAGTGGGAGCAGCTCGCCAACCCCGAGGAGGAGAGCGCCGAGGAGGCCGCGGAGCGGGCCGACCAGGTCAAGCCGGTCACCGCCAACTCCCGCGCCTTCCGGGTCCTGGTCCGCAACGCGCTCTTCCGCCGGGTCGAGCTGGCCGCGCTGGAGAAGTACCACCAGCTCGGCGAGCTGGACGCGGAGTCCGGGTGGGACGCCGACCGGTGGGCGGACGCCATGGACGCGTACTGGGACGAGTACGACGACCTCGGCACCGGGCCCGACGCGCGCGGGCCCAAGCTGCTGCTCATCGAGGAGCAGCCGGAGCACGGTCTGTGGCGGGTGCGGCAGACCTTCGCCGACCCCAACGGCGATCACGGCTGGGGCCTGTCCGCCGAGGTGGACCTGGCGGCTTCCGACGAGGAGGGCCGCGCGGTGATCCGGCTGACGGACGTCGGCGAGCTGTGAGCGCGGGCACGGGCCTGGCTCAGCCGCCGGGCCGCACCGACAGCTGACCCGCCCCCACGCAGCAGCCTCCGCAGCCCCCGCGGCACGACCCGCCCCCGATCGACGGATACGGCGACCGGCCCGGGGGCCCGCGGGGGCGGCGGTTCGGCGACCCGCCGGACGGCGGGTCCGACCGCCAGCCCGGCAGGCGGCACGGGCGTGAGCCCGGGTGCGGAGGCGATGGCCGGACCGGCGGACGCCGCGGAGGCAGCGGGCAGCGGTCCAGCGGCGGACGGCCACGGCGGCGCCGCCCGCAGCCCTGCGGGCGGCACAGGCGTGAGGCCGAGCGCGGAGGCGATGACCGGACCGGCGGGCGCCGCGGAGGCCGGCAAAGGCAGCGATCCGGCGGCGGACTGCCGTGTCGGCATCTCCGGCACCCCGGCGGGTGGCATGGGCGCGAGCCCGAGCGCCGAGGCAGTCGGCGCCGCAGGCGGGCGTACCGAGGTGGCGACCAGGCCGGCCGACGGCGTGAAGGCCGATACGGGCAGCGGCCCCACGGTCGGTGGCACGAGCGCCGGGGCGGACTCATGGGCGCGGGCTCGGACGAGGGTTTCGGACAGGGCGAGCAGGGCCGTTGCGATCTCGTCCGGGTGGTCGGCCGTCGTGATCTCCTTGATCTGCTCGGGCGTGGCCGCGCCCGTCCGCCCCGGCGGCAGCGCGCGGCGCAGCCTGCGCAAGTGCGCCCGCTCGTACG
It encodes the following:
- a CDS encoding ABC transporter ATP-binding protein encodes the protein MIGLRPPEYDPAAPRQSTTLPVGSPTTVRRYVRELARRHRTAFALLIGVNVVAVLASMVGPYLLGRLVEDLSTGDRDIHLGRTIALFLAALAVQAFFVRMVRLRGAVLGEEMLADLREDFLVRSVTLPPGVLERAGTGDLLSRITTDIDRLSNAMREAVPQLAIAVVWAGLLLGALAVTSPPLALSVLVAAPLLVAGCRWYFRRAPQAYRSEAAGYAAVAAALTESVDAGRTIEAHGLGPRREELSRLRIGQWVAWERYTMWLRSVLFPVINLTHVLILTSVLMIGGVFALHGWVTAGELTTGALYAQMLVDPVNLILRWYDELQVAQVSLARLVGVREVAEDEGDASVVPDGREVAADRVRFGYRAGADVLHEVTLNVPPGTRMALVGPSGAGKSTLGRLLAGIYAPRTGEVTLGGAELARMPAERVREHVALVNQEHHVFVGSLRDNLLLARAEAADGELWEALRAVDAEDWARALDDGLDTEVGSGGSVLTPAQAQQLALARLVLADPHTLVLDEATSLLDPRAARHLERSLSRVLDGRTVVAIAHRLHTAHDADVIAVVEEGRISELGSHHQLVAADGAYAALWRSWHG
- a CDS encoding metal-dependent hydrolase, with the translated sequence MMGPAHSLSGATAWLAAGAVASGLGHPMPWPTLLVGALICAGAALAPDLDHHAATISRSFGPLSHAACKMIDKLSHATYNATRKHGDPRRAGGHRTLTHTWLWSVLIGAGCSAAAVFFGRWAVLAILFVHMVLAVQGLLWKQARKSSDALVWLLGAASAWLLAGVLDDPGNGKDWLFTQPGQHYLWIGMPIVLGALVHCLGDALTVSGCPVLWPIPLGSRRWYPVGPPKFMRFRAGSWLEIKVLTPAFFVVGGASALGALGLFG
- a CDS encoding DEAD/DEAH box helicase, translating into MTLIDQLPAEPDPDALFEAFSTWAEGQGIALYPAQEEALIEVVSGANVILSTPTGSGKSLVAAGAHFAALARDEVTFYTAPIKALVSEKFFDLCKLFGTENVGMLTGDASVNPDAPVICCTAEVLASIALRDGRNADVGQVVMDEFHFYAEPDRGWAWQIPILELPQAQFLLMSATLGDVSRFEEDLTRRTGRPTTVVRSASRPVPLSYEYRSSPLTETLTELLETRQSPVYIVHFTQAAAVERAQALMSINMCSRAEKDAIAELIGNFRFTTTFGRNLSRYVRHGIGVHHAGMLPKYRRLVEKLAQAGLLKVICGTDTLGVGVNVPIRTVLFTALTKYDGQRVRVLRAREFHQIAGRAGRAGFDTAGFVEAQAPEYVIENEKALAKAGDDPKKRRKVVRKKAPEGFVGWSQGTFEKLIASDPEPLTSRFRVTHTMLLSVIARPGNAFDAMRHLLEDNHEDRRSQLRHIRRAIAIYRSLVAGGVVERLDEPDAEGRIVRLTVDLQQDFALNQPLSTFALASFELLDPDSPSYALDMVSVVESTLDDPRQILAAQQNKARGDAVAAMKADGVEYEERMERLQEVGYPKPLEELLMHAYGVYRKSHPWVGDHPLSPKAVVRDMYERAMTFAEFTSYYELARTEGIVLRYLASAYKALEHTVPDDLKSEDFQDLTAWLGELVRQVDSSLLDEWEQLANPEEESAEEAAERADQVKPVTANSRAFRVLVRNALFRRVELAALEKYHQLGELDAESGWDADRWADAMDAYWDEYDDLGTGPDARGPKLLLIEEQPEHGLWRVRQTFADPNGDHGWGLSAEVDLAASDEEGRAVIRLTDVGEL
- a CDS encoding DUF6397 family protein; the encoded protein is MTVKTTEVTRGKDVRGRDVRDEEPRAGGVPAGGVRAGEVRAGSAGVEDARARAGSAARRELSARSKGIGPAPGAPPGSGTLLTLGRARDTLGLDHDDFDVAVQIGEVRTVACGPRVRKVPAAEVARLLDPDGRPQALLDRVRLVSSTDAAKQLGIGRDRFVRLARLGYVRPLRWYVNRYRALVWMYPVQELPDLADQHPALLRGPLPEGLRGAVASGEDQRARGWRSRRVAQLLRDAYDPWEEAAVWAALLGPEAVDQALPDPYERAHLRRLRRALPPGRTGAATPEQIKEITTADHPDEIATALLALSETLVRARAHESAPALVPPTVGPLPVSAFTPSAGLVATSVRPPAAPTASALGLAPMPPAGVPEMPTRQSAAGSLPLPASAAPAGPVIASALGLTPVPPAGLRAAPPWPSAAGPLPAASAASAGPAIASAPGLTPVPPAGLAVGPAVRRVAEPPPPRAPGPVAVSVDRGRVVPRGLRRLLRGGGSAVGAARRLSQARARAHSSPTSVSRITARPSSSEAARSTSADRPQP